A single window of Leptospira semungkisensis DNA harbors:
- a CDS encoding PP2C family protein-serine/threonine phosphatase produces MVYFNSWAISTLICSIFTFIIFAFLASLKRKANYTSAFSLLFLFVFLINFGFFISAIFPQPSASYHRLVTGPAAVFGTIFLCIFAYLYPRNDRPKEAKYVIASLLGISSITILYSYFQIFGSRPVFDFKGQIYNYHPKVGNLLAISLLAFLLVMIFIQVRKIIQADKEERKSIFQMSLGMDITYLVPVVSNLLLREGVITFNLFQQLYVGFMILGYFSLIILFINNTVDKTSFMTKIVGITVATCLVFAQAFSTVVNLKNESSFDEISLKEAINFLKTGKAEGSSIAYAVSVSDSSNKPKLLTKSSGIEPNLTASQKDILENRKLGNFSKRTSSVNSPKILPEGYVPPSSDLFYSYYLRDEAGERTLQVAFPYLYYRKFLDDTNSWIALLTMALVFVVLVLFPFFFNRSLVRPLNTLIQGVGEVNLGNLTVQIPVLVQDEIGYLTGSFNKMVDSILEGRTKLEEYADTLEEKVEARTKEVTEKMEEIHTLKVQQDGDYFLTSLLSKPLMTNWNRSSQVTTNFYIEQKKKFIFKNKESEIGGDICISGNLLFGSEKEKWTVFLNGDAMGKSMQGAGGAIVLGTAMNNIMARSASQGKVLSVTPEDWIQETYRELDDIFRTFDGVMMASVILGLINEKTGKMYYFNAEHPWAVLLRDAKASFLERELTLRKLGSPSEMSFKILEFQLAPGDVLYIGSDGRDDINLTEDGISWVMNSDENLFLKTVEDSKGDLDNLVDRIHGLGALSDDLSLIRIGFQEQLSPSLGETKIEVSESILRKYAEAKALLQQREIGTAIVLLEETIEASPNFKAAPRLLGQVHYDRKEYSPASGWFEKYLELDSDSPNIWFLLSVCYKHMKEYDKAGVAAEKVRISQPHRLANLINLSDNYRLLGRFSQARSILDSAQSIDGESPGVRKLDELLKSKGY; encoded by the coding sequence ATGGTTTATTTTAACTCATGGGCGATCTCAACGCTCATCTGTTCCATATTCACTTTTATTATTTTCGCATTCTTGGCAAGTCTCAAGAGAAAGGCGAATTATACTAGTGCATTTTCTCTTCTGTTCTTATTCGTATTCTTAATTAATTTCGGATTCTTTATCTCAGCGATCTTTCCTCAGCCGAGTGCTTCTTATCATCGTTTGGTGACCGGGCCAGCTGCTGTTTTCGGAACGATTTTCTTGTGCATTTTTGCTTATCTTTATCCTCGCAACGATAGACCAAAGGAAGCCAAGTATGTGATCGCTTCTTTGCTCGGAATTTCCTCGATAACGATCTTATATTCGTATTTTCAAATATTCGGAAGTAGGCCTGTATTTGATTTCAAGGGACAGATCTATAATTATCATCCTAAGGTAGGAAATCTATTAGCAATCTCATTATTGGCATTCTTGCTAGTAATGATTTTTATACAGGTGAGAAAGATCATCCAAGCGGATAAGGAAGAAAGAAAATCCATATTCCAAATGTCTTTGGGAATGGATATCACGTATCTAGTGCCGGTGGTTTCGAATCTTCTTCTAAGAGAAGGAGTGATTACCTTCAACTTATTCCAGCAACTGTACGTTGGTTTTATGATCTTGGGATATTTCTCTCTTATCATATTATTTATTAATAATACAGTAGATAAGACTTCGTTTATGACGAAGATTGTAGGCATCACGGTAGCCACTTGTTTGGTTTTTGCCCAAGCATTTTCTACTGTGGTAAATCTCAAGAATGAAAGTTCTTTCGACGAGATTAGTCTAAAAGAGGCGATCAATTTTCTAAAAACAGGAAAGGCAGAAGGATCTTCGATCGCATACGCAGTATCCGTTTCCGATTCTTCTAATAAGCCGAAATTATTGACCAAGTCTTCCGGAATAGAGCCGAATTTGACTGCCTCTCAAAAAGATATTTTAGAAAATCGTAAACTAGGAAATTTCTCAAAGAGAACTTCTTCCGTTAATTCGCCAAAGATCTTGCCAGAAGGATATGTTCCTCCTTCTTCCGATCTATTTTATTCCTACTATTTGAGAGATGAGGCGGGAGAAAGGACATTGCAGGTCGCTTTTCCTTATCTTTATTATAGAAAATTTTTGGATGATACCAATAGCTGGATCGCGCTTTTGACTATGGCATTGGTATTCGTGGTATTGGTTCTATTTCCATTCTTCTTTAATCGAAGTCTAGTCCGTCCTTTGAATACTTTGATCCAAGGAGTTGGCGAAGTAAATTTAGGAAATCTAACCGTTCAGATTCCAGTCCTTGTGCAGGATGAGATTGGATATCTAACTGGTTCCTTTAACAAAATGGTGGATAGCATTTTGGAAGGAAGGACTAAGTTAGAGGAATATGCGGATACTCTGGAAGAAAAGGTAGAAGCAAGAACCAAAGAAGTTACGGAGAAGATGGAAGAGATCCATACCTTGAAAGTGCAGCAGGATGGAGATTACTTTCTTACTTCTCTCTTGAGTAAACCGCTCATGACGAATTGGAATCGTTCTTCGCAGGTTACTACAAACTTCTATATTGAACAAAAGAAGAAATTTATATTTAAGAATAAAGAGTCCGAGATAGGCGGAGATATTTGCATCAGCGGTAATCTTCTATTCGGATCAGAGAAAGAAAAATGGACGGTATTCCTGAACGGGGACGCGATGGGCAAGTCCATGCAGGGAGCCGGGGGAGCGATCGTTCTCGGGACGGCTATGAATAATATCATGGCAAGGTCCGCAAGTCAGGGAAAGGTACTTAGTGTCACTCCCGAAGATTGGATCCAGGAAACGTATAGAGAGTTAGACGATATCTTTCGCACATTTGACGGAGTGATGATGGCTTCGGTGATCTTGGGTTTGATCAATGAGAAAACCGGAAAGATGTACTACTTTAACGCGGAACATCCTTGGGCCGTTCTACTGAGAGATGCAAAGGCTTCTTTTTTAGAAAGAGAATTAACTTTACGTAAACTAGGTTCTCCTTCCGAGATGAGCTTTAAGATCTTGGAATTCCAGCTTGCTCCTGGAGATGTTTTGTACATAGGTTCTGATGGAAGGGATGATATCAATCTCACCGAAGACGGGATCTCTTGGGTAATGAACTCGGACGAGAATCTATTCTTAAAAACGGTAGAGGATTCTAAGGGAGACTTGGACAATTTAGTAGATCGGATCCATGGGTTAGGCGCTCTTTCCGATGACTTATCTCTGATACGAATCGGTTTCCAAGAACAATTATCTCCGAGTCTTGGAGAAACAAAGATAGAAGTTTCCGAATCCATTCTCCGCAAATACGCCGAAGCAAAAGCGCTGCTCCAACAAAGAGAGATCGGAACAGCTATCGTACTCTTAGAGGAGACTATCGAAGCTTCTCCTAATTTCAAAGCCGCTCCTAGATTGCTCGGCCAAGTACATTATGATCGAAAGGAATATTCGCCTGCATCTGGTTGGTTCGAGAAGTATCTAGAGCTGGATTCAGATTCTCCCAATATTTGGTTTTTATTATCCGTTTGCTACAAGCACATGAAAGAATACGATAAGGCAGGAGTGGCAGCGGAGAAGGTTCGTATCTCTCAACCTCATCGCTTGGCAAACCTGATCAATCTAAGCGATAACTATAGGCTATTGGGTCGTTTCTCTCAGGCTCGTTCTATTCTGGATTCGGCTCAATCTATCGATGGAGAAAGTCCGGGAGTACGAAAGCTCGACGAGTTACTGAAATCAAAGGGCTACTAA
- the ilvC gene encoding ketol-acid reductoisomerase, with translation MANLYYDKDTDLNVLKGKTIAVIGYGSQGHAQAQNMKDSGLKVIIGLKDGSKSKKDAEEAGFEVYSVSEAAKKADIIQILAPDEIQADIYKADIEPNLKEGDALVFSHGFNIHFEFIQPPKNVDVYMVAPKGPGHLVRRVYVEGGGVPCLIAINQDATGTAKQRALAHASGVGGGRAGILETSFREETETDLFGEQVVLCGGLSNLIMAGFETLTEAGYDPEIAYFECLHEVKLITDLIYEGGLDRMRYSISGTAEYGDYVSGPRIIDAGVKARMKDVLNDIQKANGSKFAKAWIAETKAGYPEFNKMREKNAGHPIEAVGKKLRGMMKWLGK, from the coding sequence ATGGCCAATTTATACTACGATAAAGATACGGATCTTAACGTATTAAAAGGAAAGACCATTGCCGTAATCGGATACGGAAGCCAAGGTCACGCACAAGCTCAGAACATGAAAGATTCAGGGCTGAAGGTCATCATCGGTTTGAAAGACGGATCCAAATCCAAAAAGGATGCGGAAGAAGCAGGCTTCGAAGTTTATTCCGTTTCTGAAGCTGCAAAGAAAGCAGATATCATTCAGATCCTTGCTCCGGACGAGATCCAAGCAGACATCTATAAGGCAGATATCGAGCCTAATTTGAAAGAAGGAGATGCTCTCGTCTTCTCTCATGGATTCAATATCCACTTCGAATTCATCCAACCTCCTAAGAACGTAGACGTTTATATGGTCGCTCCTAAAGGACCAGGACATTTGGTTCGCAGAGTATATGTAGAAGGCGGCGGTGTTCCTTGCTTGATCGCAATCAACCAAGATGCAACCGGAACTGCAAAACAAAGAGCTCTCGCTCACGCGTCCGGAGTAGGCGGAGGAAGAGCAGGTATATTAGAAACTTCTTTTAGAGAAGAAACTGAGACTGATCTTTTCGGAGAGCAAGTCGTTCTTTGCGGTGGTCTTTCTAACTTGATCATGGCTGGATTCGAGACTCTGACCGAAGCAGGATACGATCCTGAGATCGCTTACTTCGAGTGTCTGCATGAAGTAAAACTCATCACTGATTTGATTTACGAAGGTGGATTAGATCGTATGCGTTATTCTATCTCTGGAACTGCTGAGTACGGCGACTATGTTTCCGGTCCTCGGATCATCGATGCAGGTGTGAAAGCTCGCATGAAAGATGTTTTGAACGATATTCAAAAGGCAAATGGTTCCAAGTTTGCAAAAGCTTGGATCGCAGAAACCAAAGCTGGATATCCTGAGTTCAATAAGATGAGAGAAAAGAATGCGGGTCACCCGATCGAAGCGGTCGGCAAAAAATTACGCGGCATGATGAAATGGCTGGGTAAATAA
- a CDS encoding caspase family protein, which produces MKSLFSIIGISIFLFSSDVFAQKRLGLIFGSNYQGNKAGIPELNLCEADAKYLHDEIRRVGKFDDIKIVLGKDVTKDNIQREIKAIASKAKSDDTVFLYFSGHGAFQRDEKAKNGMRNLIICYDRPHLSDDELNDYLAGIKSPKTVFVFDCCFSGGIAKKGKATRGSTPVPIPQGSDGTVKQDSQDFYFQDKAIISSADDNQTAIEVGGTINHGIFTYNFGRALSSADLNQDDVVTALEAFFSSRDETVAMAKKFDHEQVPQISGNASGIFLAGEKKPDPPKPVEPVKPPVNPTPVPDVDPPKPQPETPVVTNQEPPVVPTNQKGDLVIKTTIIQDRAYGVSDLPPDIRLTTGKKRVGNRSIRVLIDDKEVDKTISSEVSNYWGAVKKMGKLVPGATYTLTVKGVPAGVHKVTIQADDYPEIQKTQAVIPNKKNELEVVTSMSGFGAIRGKVFYRTLDNPVLNQPIYMPTVTSVTGIQKLNTDQNGNFWFTNLKPGEYEIKASFAEDLNLNNSNIVVREGEVTEVDVILNVKLPSTKTKY; this is translated from the coding sequence TTGAAATCCTTATTTTCCATAATCGGAATTTCTATCTTTTTGTTTTCCAGTGATGTTTTCGCACAGAAGAGGCTAGGCCTAATCTTCGGATCCAATTACCAAGGAAACAAGGCAGGAATTCCCGAGTTAAATCTTTGTGAAGCGGATGCAAAGTACTTACACGATGAGATCAGACGTGTGGGGAAATTCGACGATATCAAGATTGTTTTAGGTAAAGACGTAACCAAGGATAATATCCAACGCGAGATCAAAGCGATCGCGTCCAAGGCTAAGTCTGATGATACAGTATTCTTATATTTCTCCGGACATGGAGCCTTTCAAAGAGATGAAAAGGCAAAGAACGGAATGAGAAACCTGATCATTTGCTATGATCGTCCTCACTTGTCCGATGATGAGTTAAACGATTATTTGGCTGGGATCAAATCTCCAAAGACGGTTTTCGTTTTTGACTGTTGCTTCTCCGGAGGGATAGCCAAGAAAGGAAAAGCGACTAGAGGTTCTACTCCAGTACCGATCCCGCAAGGAAGCGATGGAACGGTTAAGCAAGATTCTCAAGACTTCTATTTCCAAGATAAGGCGATTATTTCCAGCGCGGATGATAACCAAACTGCCATCGAAGTAGGAGGTACCATCAATCATGGAATCTTTACATACAATTTCGGAAGAGCATTATCTAGCGCGGACTTAAATCAGGACGATGTAGTTACAGCTCTCGAAGCATTCTTCTCTTCTAGAGATGAAACTGTAGCGATGGCAAAGAAATTCGATCATGAGCAAGTGCCTCAGATTTCGGGTAACGCGTCCGGTATCTTCCTCGCGGGAGAGAAGAAGCCGGATCCTCCTAAACCTGTCGAGCCTGTTAAACCTCCTGTGAATCCTACTCCGGTCCCGGATGTGGATCCACCTAAGCCTCAACCGGAAACTCCTGTTGTTACGAACCAAGAACCTCCTGTTGTTCCTACAAATCAGAAAGGTGATTTGGTGATCAAGACCACCATTATTCAAGACAGAGCGTACGGAGTCTCCGATCTTCCTCCTGATATTCGTTTAACAACAGGCAAGAAGAGAGTGGGCAATCGTTCTATTCGAGTACTGATCGACGATAAAGAAGTAGATAAGACAATCTCTTCTGAAGTTTCTAATTACTGGGGAGCAGTTAAAAAGATGGGAAAACTTGTCCCTGGTGCGACTTATACTCTCACTGTAAAAGGAGTACCTGCAGGTGTTCATAAGGTGACCATCCAAGCGGATGATTATCCGGAGATTCAAAAGACACAAGCAGTGATCCCAAATAAGAAGAACGAATTGGAAGTAGTAACTTCTATGAGTGGCTTCGGAGCAATCCGTGGAAAGGTGTTCTATCGCACATTAGACAACCCTGTGTTGAACCAACCTATCTACATGCCGACTGTTACCAGTGTAACCGGTATCCAAAAGCTGAATACGGATCAAAACGGGAATTTCTGGTTTACGAACCTGAAACCGGGAGAGTACGAGATCAAAGCTTCTTTTGCGGAAGATTTGAATTTGAATAACTCCAATATTGTGGTCCGTGAAGGAGAAGTTACGGAAGTGGATGTGATCCTGAACGTAAAACTTCCTTCCACTAAAACAAAATACTAA
- a CDS encoding MutS-related protein translates to MKALERVDRLDRNISRLDRIIRKEESNLSYLSAFRLLAFFSFASWIIGVYLLRLDSELYYLPSILILAGFYKLLSLYQDHKDRIRRLKVWMDFLKTQKARILLDAKSYPKVKKEYYKNLLLESDLPPWTKDLDFLGEKGIFSRIDTTVLPKSNSGFLKYFLEKKEEGKIRARQSAVQNLSSKQKTLQKLLRQLRLYEASFPARKDGEEEKLPSYIPKFKSISSERSGQEKQDFPFHLFADKPSGFWTLALGGIGSVIRFLFPVWVILVWILVIGSFLFGQTWGFGFFLLNLSFFGFYRGASLKMIQPLAEDWETLDELGKLLSYLRSVQMSSVQGQTYLADWTRKDFHTYWKRLKKIANLAAYTQSPLAHSLLNVLFLFDLWVWRRYANWWKERGESVLSAFEDLAELDSLLPLANLKWIDTDFNFPILEKENGSTSNISAKSLVHPLIPFDKRISNSLDPIIPGKLLLLTGSNMSGKTTYLRALGICGIFAMAGGPVPALEFKTPILEVYSSIRNEDSVDEGISFFYAEVRRLGNILQEVSKRENASLVLLDEILKGTNSRERTIACKGILNKLREYNVFGMITTHDLELADLADLSLFHFREEIKDGKMTFDYKIRAGVVQSSNALEVLRLEGLDIS, encoded by the coding sequence ATGAAGGCCCTCGAAAGGGTTGATCGGCTCGATCGAAATATTTCCCGCCTAGACCGGATCATTCGTAAAGAAGAATCCAACTTATCCTATCTCTCCGCATTTCGTCTTCTTGCATTCTTTAGCTTTGCTTCTTGGATCATAGGTGTATATCTACTTCGACTAGACTCGGAGTTATACTATTTACCTTCGATCTTGATACTCGCAGGTTTCTATAAACTTCTATCTCTTTATCAGGACCATAAGGATAGGATTCGAAGATTAAAAGTTTGGATGGATTTTCTAAAGACCCAAAAGGCTCGGATTCTTTTGGATGCAAAATCTTACCCCAAAGTAAAGAAGGAATATTATAAAAATCTATTATTAGAATCCGATCTTCCTCCTTGGACGAAAGATCTGGATTTCCTTGGAGAAAAGGGAATATTCTCTCGGATCGATACTACGGTGCTTCCTAAATCCAACTCAGGATTCTTGAAATACTTTTTAGAGAAGAAAGAAGAAGGTAAGATCCGAGCCCGACAATCCGCTGTCCAAAATCTTTCCTCCAAGCAAAAGACCCTGCAAAAACTCTTAAGGCAATTGAGACTCTATGAGGCCTCTTTTCCCGCTCGCAAAGATGGAGAAGAAGAGAAACTTCCTTCTTACATTCCTAAATTCAAAAGCATTTCCTCTGAAAGATCAGGTCAGGAAAAACAGGACTTTCCATTTCATTTATTCGCAGATAAGCCTTCTGGTTTTTGGACCTTAGCGCTTGGAGGAATCGGAAGTGTGATCCGCTTTCTATTTCCGGTTTGGGTGATCCTTGTTTGGATCTTAGTGATCGGAAGCTTTCTCTTCGGTCAGACTTGGGGTTTTGGATTCTTCTTATTGAATCTGTCCTTCTTTGGATTCTATAGAGGTGCTTCCCTCAAAATGATTCAACCTCTCGCGGAAGATTGGGAGACCTTGGACGAATTGGGAAAGCTTCTTTCATATCTTCGCTCTGTACAAATGAGTTCTGTCCAGGGGCAAACATATTTAGCGGACTGGACTCGAAAGGATTTTCATACGTATTGGAAAAGATTGAAAAAGATTGCGAACTTAGCCGCTTATACTCAATCTCCTTTGGCTCATAGTCTCTTAAATGTTCTTTTTCTTTTTGATCTTTGGGTCTGGAGAAGATATGCGAATTGGTGGAAGGAAAGAGGAGAATCCGTTCTTTCTGCTTTTGAAGATTTGGCAGAACTGGATTCCTTGCTGCCCTTAGCCAATTTGAAATGGATAGATACTGATTTCAATTTTCCTATATTAGAAAAAGAAAATGGATCCACTTCTAATATCAGCGCAAAGAGTTTAGTCCATCCACTGATCCCTTTTGATAAAAGGATCTCTAACAGTCTAGACCCTATAATCCCCGGAAAACTTCTACTCCTGACTGGTTCCAATATGTCGGGTAAGACTACATACCTAAGAGCATTAGGAATTTGCGGAATCTTTGCCATGGCAGGAGGACCGGTTCCTGCTTTAGAATTCAAGACACCGATATTAGAAGTGTATTCTAGTATTCGAAACGAAGACTCTGTCGACGAAGGAATCTCTTTCTTTTATGCGGAAGTTCGTCGTTTAGGAAATATTCTACAAGAAGTTTCTAAAAGAGAAAATGCTAGTTTGGTTTTGTTGGACGAAATTTTAAAAGGAACCAATTCGAGAGAACGGACGATAGCCTGCAAAGGAATTCTGAATAAATTAAGGGAATATAATGTATTCGGAATGATCACTACTCATGATCTAGAACTGGCCGATTTGGCCGACCTATCCCTCTTTCATTTTAGAGAAGAGATAAAAGACGGAAAAATGACCTTTGACTATAAGATCCGAGCCGGTGTAGTCCAATCCAGCAATGCATTGGAAGTTTTACGTTTAGAAGGCTTAGATATAAGCTAG
- a CDS encoding LTA synthase family protein, giving the protein MKRLPTNLKLIGGYAIYFELILIIYKIAFLWVYAYRLEGASVSEVLLAILVGFRFDISVIAMLLGLFAFLSSLPYLNRYKFFHFIWGYFPILIGIWLISHLIADIVYFENANKHIGYEGFVFIGKDMGVILKSAFENNPLLAVVACLLLLVFLPLSTVLFLRYNPYRYNPENWKRDTFLSAVILVVVIFAIRGGIQETPLRASNAIVSGHSFVNNIALNGVFTSIMDLKSQSIPNYLKFEREEAIRIVKEDVSYEGAEFVGKKYPLLRKQKETNPGKPPNIVLILLENWTGKFIDPISDGKISGKELTPNFNRLLRKGRFYTRFFASGGRTTNGMMSVLTGFPDRPGLTVVRTHQVLGNFSGIGNIFKDLGYETFFVTGGDLSFDNKATLMPHWGFDTVLGKKEIAAFNKFKIGAWGYDDADVLEVLHEKISQSKKPFLGVSLTLSTHYPYRAPDSKFRIFGEDERDFEYLNVYHYADWAIQDFMNRAEKSKYFDNTIFVFVADHTHHRYLDYYEDRNIPFLIYAPGKIKPAIDNRNASQLDVIPTILGLVGKETYFSAMGRNLLSPQRTESAYFAYGNLIGWIESSLFYIHFVDGNRNLKYSAIGPRGEVTLCETDPKVCESHFRKASAFLNLSHELMNQNQIFPTKEELQKKEF; this is encoded by the coding sequence ATGAAAAGATTACCAACGAATCTAAAGCTGATCGGCGGTTACGCGATCTATTTCGAACTGATTCTAATTATATATAAGATAGCTTTTCTTTGGGTCTATGCTTATCGCTTAGAAGGCGCATCCGTCAGCGAGGTGCTTCTTGCGATTCTAGTCGGTTTTCGTTTTGATATTTCCGTGATCGCAATGCTTTTAGGGCTGTTTGCGTTTCTATCAAGCCTTCCTTATTTGAATCGTTATAAATTCTTTCATTTCATCTGGGGCTACTTTCCGATCCTGATTGGGATCTGGCTTATCTCGCATTTGATTGCTGATATCGTTTATTTTGAGAATGCAAACAAGCATATCGGATATGAAGGTTTTGTATTTATAGGCAAGGACATGGGAGTGATCCTAAAATCCGCCTTTGAGAATAATCCTCTCTTGGCTGTCGTTGCTTGTCTTCTTCTCTTAGTTTTCTTACCGCTATCTACAGTTTTATTCTTAAGATACAATCCTTATAGATATAACCCTGAGAATTGGAAACGAGATACGTTCTTATCAGCTGTTATCTTAGTTGTTGTTATCTTCGCGATTCGAGGAGGAATACAAGAAACTCCTTTGAGAGCGAGTAACGCGATCGTTTCGGGACATTCTTTCGTAAACAATATCGCTTTGAACGGCGTGTTCACTTCGATCATGGATTTGAAGAGCCAATCCATCCCGAACTATCTTAAGTTCGAGAGAGAAGAGGCGATCCGAATCGTAAAGGAAGATGTTTCTTACGAAGGTGCCGAGTTTGTAGGAAAAAAATATCCTTTGCTTAGAAAGCAAAAGGAAACGAATCCAGGCAAGCCTCCTAATATTGTTCTCATTCTTTTGGAGAATTGGACAGGTAAGTTTATCGATCCGATCAGTGACGGAAAAATTTCCGGAAAAGAGCTGACTCCGAATTTCAATCGTCTTCTTCGTAAAGGAAGATTTTATACTCGTTTCTTTGCTTCAGGAGGAAGGACGACTAACGGAATGATGTCAGTCCTTACTGGATTTCCGGATCGTCCAGGATTGACTGTGGTCAGAACTCACCAAGTATTGGGAAATTTTTCGGGTATCGGAAATATCTTCAAGGACTTGGGCTATGAGACTTTCTTCGTAACTGGAGGGGATCTGAGTTTCGATAATAAGGCGACTCTCATGCCTCACTGGGGTTTTGACACTGTACTTGGAAAAAAAGAAATAGCTGCATTCAATAAATTTAAAATAGGTGCCTGGGGCTACGATGATGCAGACGTTCTGGAGGTCTTGCATGAAAAGATCTCTCAGTCCAAGAAACCTTTCTTAGGTGTATCTCTTACACTTTCTACTCACTATCCCTATAGAGCTCCCGATTCTAAGTTCAGAATCTTTGGTGAAGATGAAAGGGATTTTGAATATCTGAATGTTTATCATTATGCGGATTGGGCGATTCAGGACTTTATGAATCGAGCGGAGAAGTCCAAGTATTTCGATAATACGATCTTTGTTTTCGTGGCAGATCACACTCATCATAGATACTTGGATTACTATGAAGATAGAAATATTCCGTTCTTGATCTATGCGCCAGGTAAGATCAAGCCGGCCATAGACAATCGAAATGCTTCTCAGTTAGATGTGATCCCTACAATTTTAGGTTTAGTAGGAAAAGAGACTTACTTCTCCGCAATGGGCCGTAACCTTCTTTCACCTCAGAGAACAGAGTCTGCATACTTTGCTTATGGAAATCTAATCGGCTGGATCGAATCTAGTTTATTCTATATTCATTTCGTAGATGGAAATCGAAATCTAAAGTACTCTGCAATCGGACCAAGAGGAGAAGTGACTCTTTGCGAAACGGATCCTAAGGTCTGCGAATCGCATTTTCGTAAGGCGAGTGCCTTCTTGAATTTGAGCCATGAATTGATGAATCAGAATCAGATCTTTCCTACGAAAGAAGAACTCCAAAAGAAAGAGTTCTAA